A window of Leptolyngbya sp. FACHB-261 genomic DNA:
TGAACTTTGTTGACCATAATGGGAAGACAGTTGTCCGGTGGTCCCCCTGCACCTTTGCCATGCGTAAGCGAGTTACCCTTACCTTTCCCAAACAAACGGTGCAAATGCCGGTCACCTATCGCTTGGCGAGAGATTTTAATGTTGCAGCTAATATCATCCGAGCTCAGGTGGCACCGAACCAAGTAGGCAAGCTGGTAGTGGAACTCTCGGGTGATATAGACCAGTTAGATGCAGCGCTGGACTGGATGCGCGCTCAAAGCATCGAAATCTCCTTGGCCAATCCGGAAATCTTGATTGATGAGTCCATTTGTGTAGAGTGCGGCCTCTGTACCGGAGTTTGTCCAACCGAAGCTCTGACTCTCGATTCCCAGAGCTTCCGCTTGGTGTTCAATCGCTCTCGTTGCGTCGTCTGCGAGCAATGCATCCCTACCTGCCCCGTAGAGGCGATCTCTACAGCGCTGTAAGCAATGCTGTAAAACGCTACAGAGATGCTTATAGGAGACTTGCTATAAACCTGGCCTAACCTGCAGCCTGAGGCTGAGACGTAGTCGCAGTCCGGACTCCGATGCTTCTTTGAAAAGCTGGCCGTTGGCTTAGTCGCTGCATGTAGCTGACGACAGCAGGGTAAGCACTCAAGTCCAGCCTAAGCAGGACCGGGATGTAGTTGAGGATAGAACCCACTGCGACATCAGCAACGCTAAACTGCTCCCCTAACAAGAAGGGCTGTTTCTCTAGCAATTGATTGAGTGGTGTCAATAGGCGGGGCATCTCGCGCTCCCGGTTAGCCTCAACAAAGATGCCCGGTCCCAAAGTGGCGTTGGCGAATAGAGTCCACTGGTTTAGTAAGGCACGTTGTTCGGGCGAGAGGGCTGCCTGACCATATTGCTCAGCCCCATGTTTCTCCGTCCCATATTTCTCAGTCAGATAGAGCAGAATTGCGCCTGACTCCCAGAGTCTGAAGTCCCCGTCGCTGAGAGCAGGCACCTTGCTAAAAGGATTGATTGCCAGAACTCCGGCTGTCGGTGCTCTCCAGCTTGCACGTCTAGCAAGACAAACTCATAGGGAATAGCCAGCTCTTCTAGGTACCACTGGACGATCGAGGCCCGGCTGCGTGCGCCACCATAAAGCTTTAACATGCTGCGGCTAACCCATCTTGGGTTAAGGAATCTACAGCTACCTATCGTGGCTTAACTGCTGTAGCTCAACAGCATGATTTATTTCGTGCCGGCTCCATAGGTCGGGCAGTGAAGCCCAAGTAGACCCATTAGCGTCGCGTCAGCTACCCAAACTAGATCACGGTTGGTGTGAGCGGGGTCCGTTTGCGAGCAATAAACCGGACTGAGATTCGCCGCAGGCCCAATTCGCGCTCGAACTCAGCGATGTAGTCTACGCCCTCGCCTCCGCTTTCTCGCTCATCGAGTTTGCGCAGCAGAGCCAGAATTGCGTCGTCCAGCCCTGGATCACCCTCAAATAGGTGCATCAGGGTTTCGCAGCAATCATCGTCTGGGTAGATGGGAATGTAGTAAATCTGCTTGGCATCCATAGACGCTGCCCTTGCAATCTAGAAATTAAGCTGAGGATGACTGGTCCTGGGTCAACGTTATCATTACTGGTCAAAAGCCAGTTGTCCGGTGTCATGCTTCTTCGCCATGCGTCGCTACGAGCTGGAGCCAACTGAAGCCCTGCAAGGCTGTTAGAAAGCCTACGTTTTGTGAGGCCCCGGTTTGTGAAGCCATAGTTTATCAGCTCAGACATCAGCCCAGAGTTTAGGTACAAGCAAGTTATGTACAAGTGCCTGTGCTAATTCTGCTCAAGCGCTAAAGACACCCGGTCCCCTCCCACAGCCCGCATCTCACCCAACAGTTGCACGACCTCTTGATAGGCCAAAGTCCGATCCGCCTGGAGTACCACTGTTCCTTTGGGGTTTTGGCCTAGATAGGACTGGATTGCCTGAGCCATTTGCGCCGAATCTACGGGGCGGTTCTTCAATAAAATCTGGTTGCCTGGGTTGAGCCCAATTACTAGTGGATCTGCCATTTCCTGCTGGCTAACCCCAGCCTGGGTACTAGGCAAATTCACATTCAGCACTGGCTGCCGCGTCAGGCTGAGGGAGGCCAGGACGAAGAAAGTCAGCACGGTTAGCGTCACATCTAACAAGGGCACCAAGTTAATGACAGGCATTTCAGAGCCCTGTCTGCCGTGCTTGAAGCGCATCTTTTTCCAGCGTGCAGAGAGAAGAGGACAAGTTAGAGGTTGGGGGCGGGAAGTTAGGGGAGTTGGGGTTCTGGGAGAGAAGTCACAGAAGCAGCATCGTTGGTGCCAGATATCTCAGGCCACACCTGACGATAAATCAGCTCCAAGTCACTGCCAATGCCTGAGAAATACTCGACCTGGCGGGCCTGTAAAGTCACAAACACCCGAAAAAAGACCAGGGCCACAATTGCCACAATCGTGCCCATTGCCGTCGTAATTAAGGCTTCGCCGATCCCCTGGGTGGCGCTTTGAGCATTGGTGCTTGCGACGTCGCCTAGCTCCAGGTTCATGAAGGTTTGAATCAGGCCAGTCACGGTTCCCAATAGCCCCAGCAAAGGCGCTAGCGCAACCACTGTTTCCAGCAGCTTATCGCCCTGACGCATTTTGACAAATTCTCGATCGCCAGCGGCTTCTAGCGCCAATCGGAAGGTTTCCGGGGTGGGCTGCTTTAGGGTCAGGGGGGCCAAGAGAAAGCGTCCAATCGGTTGGCTCTGGGCTTGCTCAGCCAAGATTGCTGCCTTGCTGAGATCAGAGCGGGCTGCCGCCAGCACCTCGTGGGCGACTCGGTCCTCCTGGCGCAACAACTGCAGCCAAAACCAGGCACGCTCTAGGGCACAAGCCAGAGTAGCCACTGATAACCCCAGAAGTGGCCACATGACTGGACCACCCAGAACAAATAGGTCGAATAGTCTCGCCATCACTTCAAGCCCATAGCGCTAGGCGCCCACAACTCTGAACTCCACAAATCCAAACTTAGATGCCTCGCAGAGTCTGCCCGATTGAGGACACTTTCGAGAAGACAGCTTAGAAAAGCTATTGAGAAAGACTCTCAGCCTCGGTATTATACAAGTCTTTTACTTCAATCTTGGAGTAGGACTCAAACTAGCAGCATAGTGGCTCTGGTCAACATTTGCAGACCGGATCTGACGCTTTAAGGGAGTCTGTCTTTTAGGATGATCCTGAGGACAATCGCCTCTACTAATTGCAAACCAGTTTAGTTAGCTACCCCCAGCCATCATGCCGCAACCAGCCATCCTGGAGCTTCAGCACGTTACCCGGCAGTTTGCTCACAACCTCAGACCTGCGGTGGCCAACTTATCGCTTAGCCTGCCCCAGGGAGATATCCTAGCGATTCTGGGGCCTTCAGGTTGCGGTAAAACAACTTTACTGCGGCTGATCGCAGGTTTTGAGCGTCCAGAGATAGGACAGATTCAGATCGCGGCCCGGCCTGTGGTAGCACTGGGCTGTTGGGTAGAGCCGGAGCTACGCTCAGTGGGCATGGTGTTTCAGGATTTTGCCCTATTTCCCCACCTGACTTTGGCCCAAAACGTTGCTTTTGGGCTGCACAAAATTTGCAAAGGGGATCCTAAAGGCTTAGAGCAAAAAGTGGCAGAGGCTATTGCCCTAGTCGATTTGACCGGCTTAAATAATCGCTATCCTCACGAGCTATCGGGAGGGCAACAGCAACGAGTGGCATTAGCACGGGCCTTGGCTCCCCATCCAGCATTGATTTTGCTGGATGAACCCTTCAGCAATTTGGATGTTGGGGTTCGGCTACAACTCCGCTCCAATGTTCGCGATATTCTTAAACGGACTCAAACTTCTGCAGTGTTTGTCACCCACGACCAGGAAGAAGCATTATCCCTGGCGGATTGGGTTGCAGTTATGCGGGATGGGGTACTGGAGCAATTCGACCGGCCCGAGGTAGTTTACAGCCGACCAGCCTCTCAATTCGTGGCTGAATTTGTAACTCAAGCCAATTTTTTACCCGCCCAATCTTGCGCGGAGGGCTGGCTTACTGAAGTTGGCTGTTTTGTCCTGCCTACCCTAGCTTCAGCTCACATTGCTGGCGATCAAGCTGTGTTGATGGTACGCCAAGAAGATCTCTGCCTGGAAGCCTGTGCTGAGGCTAATGTGGTTATACGCGAGCGACAGTTTCTGGGCCGCGAAAATCGTTACGGCTTACTCACTGCCTCAGGATTGGAGCTATATGCCCGCACCCCTGCCCGTCAAGTTTTAGCAGTGGGAACCCGTGTCCAGTTGCAGCTCAATTGTGAGGGCTTGTATTTGTTTGCCCCTGGCACTAGCCATTCGGTAGGTTCGACCACAACACAACCACTGTCCCCTGCCCATTACGAGTCGGCACCAGGTTGAGATAGCGGGTGAACACACCCTGTTTTACCTCATACACGGGTCCATTTGCATAGTTTTTGATTTCTGAAACAGAGAAGCCTTGAGCCTGGAGAGAAGGGGCCAAAGTTTCGTCAAACAAACGCTTAGGTGTACTGGCCGAAACCAGTAGCAAATCACCTGTAATCCCAGGATTTAAGTTCAGGGTTTGAGTTGAGTTAGTAGCCCAAAATAGCTCTGGCCGTGATAAGTTTTCACGAATAACCTGAGGCTGCTCAACACTCGTTAAATCGTTCAAAATAGTGCTGAGCTTTGTTTTAGCTTGCATCGCCTGCTGCAAGTTCTCAGATGTGAGTGGCTGCGCTGCTAATACGTAAAGCGTGCCTCGCTCTGGAGTGGAAAACAGGCTGAGATATCGCTTCTCACCCCGCTTGGAAAGCTCATACACCCGAATACCAGCATCGTCGTTAACCAGTTGCACCTCGTACCGCTGAGCCTCTAATGACTCTTGAAGGTTGCGAGATACCGAGGTCAGTCGCATTCCTTCAGCCTGCCAGCAGTTGCCTAGACCCTCACAGCCTGACTGAACCCCAGAGACATGGGGAAAATCAGCAAAGGCGGAGACAGGAACTGATGTAGAAGGCGATGGAGTCACAGATGGGGCTGGCGAAATGGTGGCTTTAGGTGAGGCTTTGACAGTAGGGGTTGGAGGTTGGGGGCTGGGAGCTGGAA
This region includes:
- a CDS encoding NIL domain-containing protein produces the protein MRKRVTLTFPKQTVQMPVTYRLARDFNVAANIIRAQVAPNQVGKLVVELSGDIDQLDAALDWMRAQSIEISLANPEILIDESICVECGLCTGVCPTEALTLDSQSFRLVFNRSRCVVCEQCIPTCPVEAISTAL
- a CDS encoding glutathione S-transferase family protein, whose product is MPRLLTPLNQLLEKQPFLLGEQFSVADVAVGSILNYIPVLLRLDLSAYPAVVSYMQRLSQRPAFQRSIGVRTATTSQPQAAG
- a CDS encoding biopolymer transporter ExbD; this translates as MRFKHGRQGSEMPVINLVPLLDVTLTVLTFFVLASLSLTRQPVLNVNLPSTQAGVSQQEMADPLVIGLNPGNQILLKNRPVDSAQMAQAIQSYLGQNPKGTVVLQADRTLAYQEVVQLLGEMRAVGGDRVSLALEQN
- a CDS encoding MotA/TolQ/ExbB proton channel family protein, which encodes MARLFDLFVLGGPVMWPLLGLSVATLACALERAWFWLQLLRQEDRVAHEVLAAARSDLSKAAILAEQAQSQPIGRFLLAPLTLKQPTPETFRLALEAAGDREFVKMRQGDKLLETVVALAPLLGLLGTVTGLIQTFMNLELGDVASTNAQSATQGIGEALITTAMGTIVAIVALVFFRVFVTLQARQVEYFSGIGSDLELIYRQVWPEISGTNDAASVTSLPEPQLP
- a CDS encoding ABC transporter ATP-binding protein; the encoded protein is MPQPAILELQHVTRQFAHNLRPAVANLSLSLPQGDILAILGPSGCGKTTLLRLIAGFERPEIGQIQIAARPVVALGCWVEPELRSVGMVFQDFALFPHLTLAQNVAFGLHKICKGDPKGLEQKVAEAIALVDLTGLNNRYPHELSGGQQQRVALARALAPHPALILLDEPFSNLDVGVRLQLRSNVRDILKRTQTSAVFVTHDQEEALSLADWVAVMRDGVLEQFDRPEVVYSRPASQFVAEFVTQANFLPAQSCAEGWLTEVGCFVLPTLASAHIAGDQAVLMVRQEDLCLEACAEANVVIRERQFLGRENRYGLLTASGLELYARTPARQVLAVGTRVQLQLNCEGLYLFAPGTSHSVGSTTTQPLSPAHYESAPG